One window of Branchiostoma lanceolatum isolate klBraLanc5 chromosome 8, klBraLanc5.hap2, whole genome shotgun sequence genomic DNA carries:
- the LOC136440015 gene encoding uncharacterized protein, which translates to MVLVGSVVLPHGTMIFDGDPKSSNEGCRQRHAALDEGMKTSCSSLYTACSSAGEEVSRMTPDLVILHTPHGISLSRSVGVYVNPVAKGTAEWNDYWDDIKLELPMDKELANKFLTHLGDCGIDAQGICCFTNYDAPLRWGEVVPLWFIQKNLRNPVKYLIISQSLLRGEEALKQRLSVGRALSAFIDSLSDTRVVMAISGDLAHTHPHSCDNPLYQPNPRWNMPEDPEAAGMFGRCAEGWAKSAPTDLLTSAALEVKVSGEMWDPVVAEQWLKRANELHPKALSCGIGGFWVLHAMLYSQIERGVSFSHKFLAREAPTYYGMMVTLFLKKQ; encoded by the exons ATGGTACTGGTGGGAAGCGTGGTTCTGCCGCACGGCACGATGATTTTCGACGGTGACCCGAAATCTTCGAACGAAGGTTGTCGACAGCGACACGCCGCCCTGGACGAAGGCATGAAAACGTCATGTTCCAGCTTGTACACAG CTTGCAGTTCTGCTGGTGAGGAGGTCAGCCGTATGACCCCAGACCTGGTTATCCTGCACACCCCACACGGGATCAGCCTGTCCAGGTCCGTGGGTGTGTACGTCAACCCGGTCGCCAAGGGTACGGCGGAATGGAACGACTACTGGGACGACATCAAG CTGGAACTTCCAATGGACAAGGAATTGGCCAATAAATTTCTCACCCACCTGGGAGACTGTGGGATAGATGCACAAGGAATCTGCTGTTTCACCAACTATGATGCCCCCTTGCGGTGGGGAGAGGTTGTGCCGCTTTGGTTCATTCAGAAGAACCTAAGGAATCCAGTCAAGTACCTGATAATAAG CCAGTCCCTGTTGAGAGGGGAGGAGGCCCTAAAACAGCGGCTGTCAGTGGGGAGGGCCCTGTCAGCCTTCATCGACAGCCTGTCTGACACACGTGTGGTGATGGCCATCAGTGGTGACCTGGCCCACACCCATCCCCACAGCTGCGACAACCCGCTGTACCAGCCCAACCCCAGGTGGAACATGCCCGAGGACCCGGAAGCCGCCGGCATGTTCGGCAGGTGCGCTGAAGGGTGGGCCAAGTCTGCACCTACGGACCTGCTCACAAGTGCTGCACTGGAAGTAAAAGTATCAG GAGAGATGTGGGACCCAGTTGTTGCGGAGCAGTGGCTGAAGCGTGCCAATGAGCTCCATCCCAAGGCCTTGTCGTGCGGCATTGGTGGGTTCTGGGTGCTTCATGCGATGCTTTACTCCCAGATCGAGCGAGGGGTCAGCTTCTCACACAAGTTTCTAGCCCGGGAAGCGCCAACCTACTATGGCATGATGGTTACATTGTTTTTGAAGAAGCAATAA
- the LOC136440012 gene encoding intraflagellar transport protein 70A-like isoform X1, whose protein sequence is MDSLLQPKEGEYTATVYRMIKEGKFIDVVHLLNLELQSHPKSRPALSLLGYCYYQLQDFVNAAECYEQLSQLHPEVDDYKLYHAQSLYKACMYQEATKATFTLESQAYQAKILKLQAAIKYGEEDLSGAKSLVEQGPSEDPDTDINLGCLLYKEGRYEEACHKFTTAMQILGYKADLSYNIALCYYSMRQYAPALKHIADIIERGIRDHPELSVGMTTEGIDVRSVGNTLILHETALIEAFNLKAAIEHQLKNLSAPAGEAAIRIHDEAAKEALTDMPPRAEEELDPVTLHNQALMNMDNNPTQGFEKLQFLLQQNPFPPETFGNLLLLYIKYEYYDLAADVLAENAHLTYKYLSPTLYDFMDAVITCQTAPEEAYRKLDEMASKQTDQLRKLTKQVQEARQNHDDESVKKTVNEYDEALERYIPILMAQAKIYWDLENYSQVEKIFRKSVEFCNEHEMWRLNVAHVLFMQESKFKEATGFYEPIVKKHYDNILHVSAIVLANLCVSYIMTSQNEEAEELMRKIEKEEEQVAYDDPDKKIYHLCIVNLVIGTLYCAKGNYEFGISRVIKSLEPYNKKLGTDTWFYAKRCFMSLLENMAKHMIMLRDSIVQESIQFLEHCEAYGKDVPAVVEQPLEEEPMHEGRNTVTFEARLLKALFLELLA, encoded by the exons ATGGATTCACTGCTGCAGCCAAAGGAAGGGGAATACACGGCCACAGTGTATCGAATG ATCAAAGAGGGCAAGTTTATCGATGTTGTCCATCTGCTGAATCTGGAGTTGCAGAGTCACCCAAAG TCCCGCCCAGCCCTGTCCCTGCTGGGGTACTGCTACTACCAGCTGCAGGACTTTGTCAACGCCGCGGAGTGTTATGAACAGCTATCCCAGCTTCACCCTGAAGTGGACGACTACAAGCTGTACCATGCCCAGTCCCTGTACAAGGCCTGTATGTACCAGGAGGCCACCAAGGCAACCTTCACTCTGGAGAGTCAAGCTTACCAGGCTAAG ATCCTGAAGCTTCAGGCAGCCATCAAGTATGGGGAGGAGGACCTGTCTGGGGCAAAG AGCCTTGTAGAACAAGGTCCATCTGAAGACCCTGACACAGACATCAACCTTGGCTGTCTCCTCTACAAG GAGGGGCGTTATGAGGAGGCGTGTCATAAGTTCACCACTGCCATGCAGATTCTTGGGTACAAAGCTG ATCTGTCCTACAATATAGCCTTGTGCTACTACAGCATGAGGCAGTATGCACCAGCCCTGAAACACATAGCAGACATCATTGAGAGGGGAATCAGGGACCATCCAG AGTTGAGTGTTGGTATGACGACTGAGGGGATTGATGTGAGGAGTGTTGGGAACACGCTCATCCTACATGAGACGGCTCTCATAGAGGCCTTCAACCTCAAGGCAGCTATAGAACATCAGCTCAAGAACT TATCAGCTCCAGCAGGCGAGGCAGCCATCAGGATCCATG ATGAGGCAGCCAAAGAGGCCCTGACGGACATGCCTCCCCGGGCAGAGGAGGAACTTGATCCTGTGACCTTACACAACCAGGCGCTGATGAACATGGACAACAACCCCACGCAGGGCTTCGAGAAGCTGCAGTTTCTACTCCAGCAGAACCCGTTTCCTCCAGAGACGTTCGGCAACCTGCTTCTCCTTTATATCAAGTATGAG TATTATGACCTGGCAGCAGACGTCCTTGCAGAGAATGCACACCTCACATACAAGTACCTCAGCCCT ACTTTGTATGATTTCATGGATGCAGTGATAACATGTCAGACTGCACCAGAGGAGGCCTACAGAAAGCTGGATGAGATGGCATCCAAGCAGACTGATCAGCTCAGGAAACTAACCAAGCAG GTACAAGAAGCCAGACAGAATCATGATGATGAGTCTGTGAAGAAAACTGTTAATGAGTATGATGAAGCATTAGAAAG GTACATCCCCATCCTGATGGCACAAGCTAAGATCTACTGGGACCTGGAGAACTACTCGCAGGTGGAGAAGATCTTCCGCAAGTCCGTGGAGTTCTGCAACGAGCACGAGATGTGGCGACTGAACGTAGCCCACGTCCTTTTCATGCAAGAGAGCAAATTCAAGGAGGCCACAGGCTTCTACGAACCCATCGTCAAGAAACACTATGATAAC ATCCTCCATGTGAGTGCTATAGTGCTAGCCAACCTCTGTGTCTCCTACATCATGACCAGCCAGAACGAGGAGGCCGAAGAGCTGATGCGGAAGATCGAGAAGGAGGAGGAACAGGTGGCTTATGATGACCCGGATAAAAAGATCTACCACCTCTGTATTGTCAACCTGGTTATTGG GACACTCTATTGTGCCAAAGGAAACTATGAGTTTGGCATCTCCAGAGTTATCAAAAGCTTGGAACCCTACAATAAGAAG CTTGGAACAGACACCTGGTTCTATGCTAAGCGCTGCTTCATGTCCCTGCTAGAGAACATGGCTAAACACATGATCATGCTGAGGGACAGCATCGTACAGGAGTCCATCCAGTTCCTGGAGCACTGTGAAG CCTATGGCAAGGACGTGCCGGCTGTTGTAGAACAGCCGCTAGAAGAGGAGCCCATGCATGAGGGACGGAACACCGTCACGTTTGAGGCACGTCTTCTCAAGGCGCTGTTTCTCGAGCTCCTGGCTTGA
- the LOC136440012 gene encoding intraflagellar transport protein 70A-like isoform X2 has translation MDSLLQPKEGEYTATVYRMIKEGKFIDVVHLLNLELQSHPKSRPALSLLGYCYYQLQDFVNAAECYEQLSQLHPEVDDYKLYHAQSLYKACMYQEATKATFTLESQAYQAKILKLQAAIKYGEEDLSGAKSLVEQGPSEDPDTDINLGCLLYKEGRYEEACHKFTTAMQILGYKADLSYNIALCYYSMRQYAPALKHIADIIERGIRDHPELSVGMTTEGIDVRSVGNTLILHETALIEAFNLKAAIEHQLKNYEAAKEALTDMPPRAEEELDPVTLHNQALMNMDNNPTQGFEKLQFLLQQNPFPPETFGNLLLLYIKYEYYDLAADVLAENAHLTYKYLSPTLYDFMDAVITCQTAPEEAYRKLDEMASKQTDQLRKLTKQVQEARQNHDDESVKKTVNEYDEALERYIPILMAQAKIYWDLENYSQVEKIFRKSVEFCNEHEMWRLNVAHVLFMQESKFKEATGFYEPIVKKHYDNILHVSAIVLANLCVSYIMTSQNEEAEELMRKIEKEEEQVAYDDPDKKIYHLCIVNLVIGTLYCAKGNYEFGISRVIKSLEPYNKKLGTDTWFYAKRCFMSLLENMAKHMIMLRDSIVQESIQFLEHCEAYGKDVPAVVEQPLEEEPMHEGRNTVTFEARLLKALFLELLA, from the exons ATGGATTCACTGCTGCAGCCAAAGGAAGGGGAATACACGGCCACAGTGTATCGAATG ATCAAAGAGGGCAAGTTTATCGATGTTGTCCATCTGCTGAATCTGGAGTTGCAGAGTCACCCAAAG TCCCGCCCAGCCCTGTCCCTGCTGGGGTACTGCTACTACCAGCTGCAGGACTTTGTCAACGCCGCGGAGTGTTATGAACAGCTATCCCAGCTTCACCCTGAAGTGGACGACTACAAGCTGTACCATGCCCAGTCCCTGTACAAGGCCTGTATGTACCAGGAGGCCACCAAGGCAACCTTCACTCTGGAGAGTCAAGCTTACCAGGCTAAG ATCCTGAAGCTTCAGGCAGCCATCAAGTATGGGGAGGAGGACCTGTCTGGGGCAAAG AGCCTTGTAGAACAAGGTCCATCTGAAGACCCTGACACAGACATCAACCTTGGCTGTCTCCTCTACAAG GAGGGGCGTTATGAGGAGGCGTGTCATAAGTTCACCACTGCCATGCAGATTCTTGGGTACAAAGCTG ATCTGTCCTACAATATAGCCTTGTGCTACTACAGCATGAGGCAGTATGCACCAGCCCTGAAACACATAGCAGACATCATTGAGAGGGGAATCAGGGACCATCCAG AGTTGAGTGTTGGTATGACGACTGAGGGGATTGATGTGAGGAGTGTTGGGAACACGCTCATCCTACATGAGACGGCTCTCATAGAGGCCTTCAACCTCAAGGCAGCTATAGAACATCAGCTCAAGAACT ATGAGGCAGCCAAAGAGGCCCTGACGGACATGCCTCCCCGGGCAGAGGAGGAACTTGATCCTGTGACCTTACACAACCAGGCGCTGATGAACATGGACAACAACCCCACGCAGGGCTTCGAGAAGCTGCAGTTTCTACTCCAGCAGAACCCGTTTCCTCCAGAGACGTTCGGCAACCTGCTTCTCCTTTATATCAAGTATGAG TATTATGACCTGGCAGCAGACGTCCTTGCAGAGAATGCACACCTCACATACAAGTACCTCAGCCCT ACTTTGTATGATTTCATGGATGCAGTGATAACATGTCAGACTGCACCAGAGGAGGCCTACAGAAAGCTGGATGAGATGGCATCCAAGCAGACTGATCAGCTCAGGAAACTAACCAAGCAG GTACAAGAAGCCAGACAGAATCATGATGATGAGTCTGTGAAGAAAACTGTTAATGAGTATGATGAAGCATTAGAAAG GTACATCCCCATCCTGATGGCACAAGCTAAGATCTACTGGGACCTGGAGAACTACTCGCAGGTGGAGAAGATCTTCCGCAAGTCCGTGGAGTTCTGCAACGAGCACGAGATGTGGCGACTGAACGTAGCCCACGTCCTTTTCATGCAAGAGAGCAAATTCAAGGAGGCCACAGGCTTCTACGAACCCATCGTCAAGAAACACTATGATAAC ATCCTCCATGTGAGTGCTATAGTGCTAGCCAACCTCTGTGTCTCCTACATCATGACCAGCCAGAACGAGGAGGCCGAAGAGCTGATGCGGAAGATCGAGAAGGAGGAGGAACAGGTGGCTTATGATGACCCGGATAAAAAGATCTACCACCTCTGTATTGTCAACCTGGTTATTGG GACACTCTATTGTGCCAAAGGAAACTATGAGTTTGGCATCTCCAGAGTTATCAAAAGCTTGGAACCCTACAATAAGAAG CTTGGAACAGACACCTGGTTCTATGCTAAGCGCTGCTTCATGTCCCTGCTAGAGAACATGGCTAAACACATGATCATGCTGAGGGACAGCATCGTACAGGAGTCCATCCAGTTCCTGGAGCACTGTGAAG CCTATGGCAAGGACGTGCCGGCTGTTGTAGAACAGCCGCTAGAAGAGGAGCCCATGCATGAGGGACGGAACACCGTCACGTTTGAGGCACGTCTTCTCAAGGCGCTGTTTCTCGAGCTCCTGGCTTGA